The following nucleotide sequence is from Zea mays cultivar B73 chromosome 1, Zm-B73-REFERENCE-NAM-5.0, whole genome shotgun sequence.
TGGGAAAGTGCCAGTTGTTTCTTCCCTTCTCTTTTGAGAAAAATACCATTCTATGGATGGCAACTTCTCTAACAAGTAGGAATCAGCAGCACTTCAAAACACAAAACTGTCGGTAAAAAGATCTGCACATCGTTGAGTCTGAATCATCCATGCAGTAACCGGCTGCATCGAAAATTTTCTTCAGGAAGAAACAAAAAAGCATGAAAGGAAGCCAGCGTACCAGTCGCTTGTCCCTCTGTTTAGTTCCACCTCGCCGCTCCAAGCTGCGCAGCGCCAGCTTAAATATTTGTCTTTGTAGCTAACACTCGCCGAGCTCAGTTGCGCGGGCTTGTAACCCATGTGGGGGTATTAAGGTGGTGTGGATGCTTGGTACCGTGTCTTTGCCTGGGTCCATGGTGTGCCTTTGTTGGCCTGCCCGTTCCAAGTTGGTAGTGGCCGTTGGAAGCCAAGGCGAAGGCCCTGGGCTTCCTTGGACCTATAGTGGCAGGAACGGCGTGAGGCTGTCTTCACAGAGCAGCGATCACTGCCCGCTATTAACGGTGGAAGGATAACAGGCCACTGCAGCATGGGCTCGCTTTAAGGCCTAGACTTTCATACTAAAGCAGACCACCATTTTTTTTTTACATCTTAGTCATTTTTTGGATTTTTGTTCCCTGTCTTAGCTGCTCTGATAGAGCCTGCGCGTCATGTTTTATCTGTCTGTTTAGCTCCAGACAACAAACATGGTTGCAAACTAGCAGGATTCTTTCTTGGACAAGGCAGATTCACTCTCAAAAACAATCAGTGCTACAGATATTTGCAGCAGGGATAAAACATATCAATTAGAGAACAAGAGAACCAATACACATCAGCACATCCTTCCCTCGTGTCACAGTTGTGTCAAATATCTAAAAATACACCGGTGTTCCAACACAACCCCTCCAAAAATCCAAGCATAACAGCAGGGATTTACAGCAAAAAAAAAACAATATTTCGTGAATATTTTCGACACACCCAGCACCAAACGCAGAAGCGTCACATGGAACTGCAGCACTTGCTCTTCGGGATTTCCTGCGCCGGACCTGGGACGAGGACCTTCGTCCCCGGCATTGCTGGCGCGGCTCCGTTGCTCTTTGGCTCCGACACCATGTTCTTCTTGCTGTGGATTTTGAAGATCTCTGTCAAGACGGTCTGAAAAGAACTCTCCACATTTGTTGCCTGGAGCGCAGAGGTCTCCAAGAAGAAGAGGTTCTCCTTCTCGGCAAACTCCTTGGCGTCTTCAGTGCTCACGGCCCGCTGCTCCTCGAGATCGCTCTTGTTGCCAACCAGCATTATCACAATGTTCTTGTCAGCATGGGCTCGGAGCTCATCTAGCCAGCGGGGTATGTGATCGAAGCTCTGCCGTCTGGTGATGTCGTAGACCAGCAAAGCTCCCAGTGCGCCTCTATAATAAGCACTAGTCACGGCTCTGTACCTGCAGCAGTTGGGTGTAG
It contains:
- the LOC100285194 gene encoding ras-related protein Rab11D, with translation MAGAGDKVDYVFKVVLIGDSAVGKSQILARFARNEFSLDSKATIGVEFQTRTLVIDHRSVKAQIWDTAGQERYRAVTSAYYRGALGALLVYDITRRQSFDHIPRWLDELRAHADKNIVIMLVGNKSDLEEQRAVSTEDAKEFAEKENLFFLETSALQATNVESSFQTVLTEIFKIHSKKNMVSEPKSNGAAPAMPGTKVLVPGPAQEIPKSKCCSSM